In Thiomonas arsenitoxydans, the genomic stretch CGCCCTAGCGGCGCAATTCGCGCGCGAGCCGCAACGGTTTGCCGACTGGGTGGCCCGCTACCGCGAGCGCCTGCGGGCGGAAAGCCGCAACGACGCAGCGCGCGCTGTGGCAATGAATGCCGTCAATCCGCTCGTCGTGCTGCGCCACCATCTAGCGCAGGCCGCCATCGCCCAGGCCGAGGCCGGCGACTTCAGCGAAGTGCGCCGCCTGCTGCATGCGCTCACGCGGCCTTTCGACGCGCACGCCGCGCCAGCGCATTACGCTGAACCCCCGCCGGAACACGCGCCGCCCGCCTGCCTGTCCTGCTCCTCTTGAAAGGAAAGCATCATGTCCAAGCCCACCCCCGAAGACACGAATGACGCCCTCTGGCGCAGCAAACTGAGCGAGGAGCAATACCGCGTGACGCGTTGCAGCGCCACCGAGCCGCCGTTCACCGGCCTGTACTGGGACCACCACGGCGACGGCGTCTATCGCTGCGTGTGCTGCGGCACGCCGCTGTTCGACTCGCGCACCAAGTTCGAATCGGGCAGCGGCTGGCCCAGCTTCTGGCAGCCCACCGCGCAAGCCGTCATCCGCGAAGTACGCGACATCAGTCACGGCATGGTGCGCACCGAAGTGCAGTGCGGGCAATGCGGCGCGCATCTCGGCCACGTCTTCCCAGACGGCCCCAATCCCACCGGCCTGCGCTACTGCATCAAC encodes the following:
- the msrB gene encoding peptide-methionine (R)-S-oxide reductase MsrB, with product MSKPTPEDTNDALWRSKLSEEQYRVTRCSATEPPFTGLYWDHHGDGVYRCVCCGTPLFDSRTKFESGSGWPSFWQPTAQAVIREVRDISHGMVRTEVQCGQCGAHLGHVFPDGPNPTGLRYCINSAALDFSERQAGGEGGEEGAAERS